A portion of the Oreochromis niloticus isolate F11D_XX linkage group LG10, O_niloticus_UMD_NMBU, whole genome shotgun sequence genome contains these proteins:
- the LOC100689786 gene encoding heart- and neural crest derivatives-expressed protein 1, translating to MNLIGGYQHHHHLMHEPFPFVQRCHQDAPYFQSWVVNHGEVPPDFQIQAPYPAAELGAPGTTHDARLEGLQAGMGKRRASGPKKERRRTESINTAFAELRECIPNVPADTKLSKIKTLRLATSYIAYLMDVLAKDSGETEGFKAEIKKFENRDLKRKRELTDGLPESLGAEKKVKGRTGWPQQVWALELNQ from the exons ATGAACCTCATCGGGGGCTACCAGCATCACCACCACCTGATGCACGAACCCTTCCCTTTCGTCCAGCGGTGTCACCAGGATGCACCGTACTTCCAGAGCTGGGTGGTGAACCACGGCGAAGTGCCCCCTGATTTCCAGATTCAGGCGCCCTACCCAGCCGCGGAGCTGGGAGCGCCCGGAACGACGCACGATGCCCGGCTGGAAGGGCTCCAGGCCGGGATGGGGAAGAGGAGAGCGTCGGGGCCGAAGAAGGAGCGCCGGAGGACGGAAAGCATCAACACAGCTTTCGCCGAGCTCAGGGAGTGCATCCCCAACGTGCCGGCGGACACAAAACTgtcaaaaattaaaactttacgCCTGGCGACCAGTTACATTGCTTATCTGATGGACGTCCTGGCCAAAGACTCCGGGGAGACGGAAGGCTTTAAGGCCGAAATTAAGAAATTTGAAAACCGGGATTTGAAACGAAAACGGGAGCTG ACCGACGGCCTGCCGGAGTCCTTGGGAGCCGAGAAGAAGGTGAAAGGCCGGACCGGGTGGCCGCAGCAGGTCTGGGCTCTGGAGCTGAACCAGTGA